The following are encoded together in the Nitrosopumilus sp. b3 genome:
- a CDS encoding type II/IV secretion system ATPase subunit — protein MRLKIFKEKISGLQKLQVESKEIIKEDKIKKEKDLKNEEKDTKIPQFMTLSKLEWDNNEIHAGIIKDPTAKGGLRYQVIEPILSERDQKAFEIIKKLLMTELTVSLQDIKSKKDAERRLKKKISSMVKKYRLNIPKKNISKINYYAIRDFVHLGKIEPLMRDHMIEEISCDGTNIPIYIWHREHESMPTNIIFEKDAELNNFSRKMAYICGKHVSMADPIIDASLPNGSRINLTLGHEITKRGSTFTIRRFRADPITIIDLIKFGTISIDIAAFMWYLAEKKSTMLIAGGTASGKTTALNALASFIKPGEKVVSIEDTQELNLPHENWIPAVSRQNFTDTQIGEINQFDLLRAALRQRPDIIIVGETRGREAYTLFQAMATGHGGFSSIHADSVDATLTRLTSSPMDVPKALIANSLDLITLQLKIRVGNKSARRIIQVSEIDGIHETTGEIRTHEIFKWNPKTDTHDYMGNSVIFRKLKERDGDSDEKINYELTKRRLALEWMVKNDIRDHKEVTANVMEYYADPERFYERKRLEVKS, from the coding sequence TTGAGGCTAAAAATATTCAAAGAAAAGATATCAGGATTGCAAAAATTGCAGGTAGAATCAAAAGAAATAATCAAAGAAGATAAAATTAAAAAAGAAAAAGATTTGAAAAATGAAGAAAAGGATACAAAAATTCCTCAATTCATGACCTTATCAAAGTTAGAATGGGACAACAACGAGATACATGCAGGAATTATTAAAGACCCAACAGCAAAAGGCGGCTTAAGGTATCAAGTAATTGAGCCGATACTGTCTGAAAGAGACCAGAAGGCATTTGAAATTATTAAAAAATTATTAATGACAGAGCTTACTGTATCACTTCAAGACATAAAATCAAAAAAAGATGCAGAAAGAAGATTAAAAAAGAAAATTTCATCGATGGTTAAAAAATACAGATTAAATATTCCAAAAAAAAATATTTCCAAAATTAATTATTATGCGATTAGGGATTTTGTTCATTTAGGGAAAATAGAACCGTTGATGAGAGACCACATGATTGAAGAAATCAGTTGTGATGGAACCAATATTCCAATCTACATATGGCACAGAGAACATGAATCCATGCCAACCAACATCATCTTTGAAAAAGATGCAGAGCTAAATAATTTTTCAAGAAAGATGGCATACATTTGTGGAAAACATGTCTCGATGGCAGACCCAATCATTGATGCATCACTTCCAAATGGAAGTAGAATTAATCTCACACTAGGTCATGAAATTACCAAGAGAGGCAGTACATTTACCATTAGAAGATTCAGAGCAGATCCAATAACAATTATTGATTTGATAAAATTTGGAACAATTTCAATTGATATTGCAGCATTCATGTGGTATTTGGCTGAGAAAAAATCAACAATGCTCATTGCCGGAGGAACTGCTAGCGGTAAGACTACAGCTCTAAACGCCCTAGCCTCATTTATCAAGCCTGGAGAGAAAGTGGTCAGCATAGAGGACACCCAAGAACTAAATCTGCCTCATGAGAACTGGATTCCAGCCGTATCACGTCAAAACTTTACAGATACTCAAATTGGGGAAATTAATCAATTCGATCTTCTAAGAGCTGCCCTAAGACAAAGACCTGACATTATCATTGTAGGAGAGACCAGGGGAAGAGAAGCATATACACTATTTCAGGCAATGGCTACAGGGCACGGGGGATTTTCATCAATTCACGCAGATTCTGTTGATGCGACACTTACCAGATTAACATCATCCCCAATGGATGTCCCAAAAGCACTAATTGCAAACAGTCTTGATCTAATCACACTTCAATTAAAAATTAGAGTAGGAAACAAATCAGCTAGAAGGATTATCCAGGTTTCAGAAATTGACGGAATTCATGAAACTACAGGGGAAATTAGAACACATGAAATTTTCAAATGGAATCCAAAAACAGATACCCATGACTATATGGGCAACAGTGTAATTTTTAGAAAACTCAAAGAAAGAGATGGAGACAGTGACGAAAAAATCAATTATGAATTGACAAAAAGACGATTAGCATTAGAATGGATGGTAAAAAATGATATTCGTGATCATAAAGAAGTAACTGCCAATGTAATGGAGTATTATGCTGATCCAGAAAGATTCTACGAAAGAAAAAGACTAGAGGTAAAATCATGA